A genome region from Deinococcus betulae includes the following:
- the fba gene encoding class II fructose-1,6-bisphosphate aldolase — protein sequence MLVTGNDILVPARAGKYGVGSFNTNNMEITQAIIHTAERLRSPVMVQMSEGAIKYGGQDLANIVIDLATRATVPVALHLDHGSSYESALKAIKMGFTSVMIDASHHPFDENVKETRRVVEAAHAMGISVESELGRLGGIEEHIVVDEKDAFLTDPEEAVQFIEQTGTDYLAIAIGTSHGAYKGKGRPYIDHARIEKIAELTGIPLVAHGSSGVPTEIVERFRTGGGQIGEAAGIADEDLQRATQHGIAKVNVDTDLRLASTVGIREALLANPKEFDPRKIFGPARDVMSQVIEHKMRVLGSVGQA from the coding sequence ATGCTCGTGACCGGCAATGACATTCTGGTTCCCGCCCGCGCTGGCAAGTACGGCGTCGGCTCGTTTAACACGAACAACATGGAAATCACCCAGGCGATTATCCATACCGCAGAGCGGCTGCGCAGCCCCGTGATGGTGCAGATGAGCGAGGGCGCCATCAAGTACGGCGGGCAGGACCTGGCCAACATCGTCATTGACCTGGCCACGCGCGCGACTGTCCCTGTCGCCCTGCACCTGGACCACGGCTCGTCCTACGAGTCGGCCCTGAAAGCCATCAAGATGGGCTTTACCAGCGTCATGATTGACGCCTCGCACCACCCCTTTGACGAGAATGTCAAAGAAACTCGCCGCGTCGTGGAAGCCGCGCACGCCATGGGCATCAGCGTAGAGTCCGAATTGGGGCGTCTGGGCGGCATTGAAGAGCACATCGTCGTAGACGAGAAAGACGCTTTTCTGACCGACCCCGAGGAAGCGGTGCAGTTTATCGAGCAGACTGGCACCGACTACCTGGCGATTGCCATCGGCACCAGCCACGGCGCCTACAAGGGCAAGGGCCGGCCTTACATTGACCACGCCCGCATCGAAAAGATTGCCGAGCTGACGGGGATTCCGCTGGTGGCGCACGGCTCCAGCGGCGTGCCCACAGAAATCGTGGAGCGCTTCCGCACGGGCGGCGGCCAGATTGGCGAGGCGGCTGGGATTGCCGACGAGGACCTGCAGCGCGCGACCCAGCACGGCATTGCCAAGGTGAATGTGGACACCGACCTGCGCCTGGCCAGCACCGTGGGCATCCGCGAAGCCCTCCTGGCCAACCCCAAGGAGTTTGACCCCCGCAAAATCTTTGGCCCGGCCCGCGACGTGATGAGCCAGGTCATCGAGCACAAGATGCGCGTCCTGGGCAGCGTCGGGCAGGCGTAA
- a CDS encoding PLP-dependent aminotransferase family protein, translating into MSLSPAPAVDLGAALSRRAQSMNASAIREILKVTQRPEVISFAGGLPAPELFPIEEVRAAANTVLDRYGPAALQYSTTEGHPPLREWLAAQAGIPAANVQIMTGSQQGLDLLGKVLIDEGDTVLVEAPTYLGALQSFQPYLPRYVQLPTDDGGIDVEALEEVLKTTPAKLLYAVPNFQNPTGRTLSAERRRRLVELTAQYGVLVIEDDPYGQLRFTGEPAPSLYSLGLALHGDPDRNHVIYSSSFSKTLVPGLRDAWVQAAAPIMTKLIQAKQGADLHTPTFNQMIVAELVQEVLPRQIERVRQAYGERARFMLERIQADFPPEVAYTTPQGGMFLWLTLPQGVDTAALLPAAVERRVAYVPGSPFYALGGGENTLRLSYTSATPAQIETGIHALGDLLRGAL; encoded by the coding sequence ATGAGCCTCTCCCCTGCTCCGGCGGTTGACCTCGGCGCGGCCCTGTCGCGCCGAGCACAGAGCATGAACGCCAGCGCCATCCGCGAAATCCTGAAGGTCACCCAGCGCCCTGAGGTCATCAGCTTTGCCGGTGGCCTGCCTGCCCCGGAACTGTTCCCGATTGAAGAGGTGCGGGCCGCCGCCAACACGGTGCTGGACCGCTACGGTCCGGCGGCGCTGCAATATTCCACCACCGAGGGTCACCCGCCGCTGCGCGAGTGGCTGGCGGCCCAGGCGGGCATTCCGGCAGCCAACGTGCAGATCATGACGGGCAGCCAGCAGGGGCTGGACCTGCTGGGCAAGGTGCTGATTGACGAGGGAGACACGGTGCTGGTGGAGGCCCCGACCTATCTGGGCGCCCTGCAATCGTTTCAGCCGTACCTGCCGCGGTACGTGCAGCTGCCCACCGACGACGGCGGCATTGACGTGGAGGCGCTGGAAGAGGTCCTCAAAACCACCCCGGCCAAGCTGCTGTACGCCGTGCCCAACTTTCAGAACCCCACCGGGCGCACCCTGAGCGCCGAGCGGCGGCGCCGACTGGTCGAATTGACCGCGCAGTACGGCGTGCTGGTGATTGAGGACGACCCTTACGGCCAGTTGCGGTTTACCGGTGAACCCGCTCCCAGCCTCTACAGCCTGGGCCTGGCCCTCCACGGCGACCCGGACCGCAATCACGTGATCTATTCCAGCTCGTTTTCCAAAACGCTGGTGCCGGGGCTGCGCGACGCCTGGGTGCAGGCGGCCGCGCCCATCATGACCAAGCTGATTCAGGCCAAGCAGGGGGCAGACCTGCACACGCCGACCTTCAACCAGATGATCGTGGCCGAGCTGGTGCAGGAGGTCCTCCCCCGGCAAATCGAGCGGGTGCGGCAGGCTTACGGCGAGCGGGCGCGGTTCATGCTGGAGCGCATTCAGGCCGACTTCCCGCCCGAGGTCGCCTACACCACCCCGCAGGGCGGCATGTTCCTGTGGCTGACGCTGCCGCAGGGGGTGGACACGGCCGCCCTGTTGCCTGCCGCCGTCGAGCGGCGGGTGGCCTACGTCCCCGGCAGCCCCTTCTACGCCCTGGGCGGCGGCGAGAACACCCTGCGCCTGAGCTACACGAGCGCCACCCCCGCCCAGATAGAGACCGGGATTCACGCGCTGGGCGACTTGCTGCGCGGGGCCCTGTGA
- the murI gene encoding glutamate racemase, protein MTASAPLGVFDSGVGGLSILAELRRALPGEDLLYLADTAHVPYGARPDDEIRTLTDRAVTALHAQGVKGVVVACNTASAFSLGHLRARFDLPVIGLVPAVKPAVQATRSGVVGVLATPGTLRGTLLAEVIREWAEPAGVQVIKAVSTELVPLVEAGQADSERTRAVLRDILTPLAQAGADQLVLGCTHYPFLAGSIRAEFGDTFTLLDSGPAVARHTRRVLDGRGLLSGQTAGGTERYLVTGDPRTTAPVLTTLLARSMHNGTQDHRAALTPRIETIQT, encoded by the coding sequence ATGACCGCCTCTGCGCCCCTGGGCGTCTTCGACTCTGGCGTGGGCGGCCTGAGCATCCTGGCCGAACTACGCCGCGCGCTGCCCGGCGAGGACCTCCTCTATCTGGCCGACACCGCCCACGTTCCCTACGGCGCCCGCCCCGACGACGAGATTCGCACGCTAACCGACCGCGCCGTAACCGCTCTGCACGCCCAGGGGGTCAAGGGCGTCGTGGTGGCGTGCAACACGGCGTCCGCTTTTAGCCTGGGGCACCTGCGCGCCCGCTTTGACCTGCCGGTGATCGGGCTGGTCCCCGCCGTGAAACCGGCTGTGCAGGCCACGCGCAGCGGCGTGGTGGGCGTGCTGGCCACCCCCGGCACGCTGCGCGGCACCCTGCTGGCCGAGGTCATCCGAGAGTGGGCCGAGCCCGCAGGGGTGCAGGTCATCAAGGCCGTCAGCACCGAACTCGTGCCGCTGGTCGAGGCGGGGCAGGCCGACAGCGAGCGCACGCGGGCCGTCCTGCGCGACATCCTGACCCCGCTGGCGCAGGCCGGAGCCGACCAGTTGGTGCTGGGCTGCACCCATTACCCTTTTCTGGCGGGCAGCATCCGCGCCGAGTTCGGGGACACCTTCACGCTGCTGGACAGCGGCCCGGCGGTGGCGCGCCACACCCGCCGTGTGTTGGACGGCCGGGGCCTCCTGTCGGGTCAGACTGCGGGCGGCACCGAGCGCTACCTCGTGACCGGCGACCCCAGGACAACGGCGCCAGTGCTGACCACCCTGCTGGCCCGCAGCATGCACAATGGGACCCAAGACCACCGGGCGGCCCTGACGCCCAGAATCGAGACCATTCAGACATGA
- the rph gene encoding ribonuclease PH — MSAPHPPKLPPREGRDLLTPRPVTVKRGVNPHAPGSAHLSMGRTEILATVTLEDKPAPHMRGKKEGWLTAEYSMLPRATTDRQARERNLQNGRRHEIQRLLGRALRAGMDLRFFRNQTIYVDCDVLVADGGTRVASILAGHAALHDFCDRLIQKGQLTDWPIVHNVGAISVGLLGQEVRVDLDYAEDKVARADLNVVATDTGLIIEVQGGAEEGALTHEEYVGLLRAGTDAVGGVLRELSRQLSVIQGL; from the coding sequence ATGAGCGCCCCACACCCCCCCAAACTGCCCCCCCGCGAAGGCCGCGACCTTCTGACGCCCCGCCCCGTTACGGTCAAGCGCGGCGTGAACCCCCACGCCCCCGGCAGCGCCCACCTGAGCATGGGACGCACCGAGATTCTGGCCACCGTGACCCTGGAAGACAAACCCGCGCCGCACATGCGGGGCAAGAAAGAGGGCTGGCTGACGGCCGAATATTCCATGCTGCCGCGCGCCACCACCGACCGTCAGGCCAGGGAGCGCAACTTGCAAAATGGCCGGCGCCACGAGATTCAGCGCCTGCTGGGCCGCGCCCTGCGCGCCGGGATGGACCTGCGCTTTTTTCGCAACCAGACCATCTACGTGGACTGCGACGTACTGGTCGCCGACGGCGGCACCCGCGTGGCCAGCATCCTGGCAGGCCACGCGGCGCTGCACGACTTCTGTGACCGCCTGATTCAAAAAGGCCAGCTGACCGACTGGCCCATTGTTCACAACGTGGGCGCCATCAGCGTGGGCCTGCTGGGCCAGGAGGTGCGCGTGGACCTCGACTACGCCGAGGACAAGGTGGCGCGCGCCGATCTGAATGTGGTCGCCACCGACACCGGCCTGATTATCGAGGTGCAGGGCGGCGCCGAGGAGGGTGCCCTGACCCACGAAGAATACGTGGGGCTGCTCCGGGCCGGCACCGACGCCGTGGGCGGCGTGCTGCGCGAGCTGAGCCGGCAACTCTCAGTGATTCAGGGCCTCTGA
- a CDS encoding DoxX family protein has product MSVTRFIGRALLASIFIKNGLDHLQNPEPIVRAARGAEVPEPELAVKANSGVMVGAGALLALGLFPRLSSTALAASLIPTTVIGHPFWDKEGKERAQQQTQFLKNLALLGALLMVTAQD; this is encoded by the coding sequence ATGAGCGTGACGAGATTCATCGGGCGGGCGCTGCTCGCAAGCATCTTTATCAAGAACGGCCTGGACCACCTGCAGAACCCCGAACCTATCGTGCGCGCCGCGCGCGGCGCCGAGGTCCCCGAACCCGAACTGGCCGTCAAGGCCAACAGCGGCGTCATGGTGGGCGCGGGCGCCCTGCTGGCCCTGGGGCTGTTTCCGCGCCTCAGCAGCACGGCCCTGGCGGCCAGCCTGATTCCCACCACCGTGATCGGCCACCCCTTCTGGGACAAAGAGGGCAAAGAGCGCGCGCAGCAGCAAACGCAGTTCCTGAAAAATCTGGCCCTGCTGGGGGCGCTGCTGATGGTGACCGCGCAGGACTGA
- a CDS encoding DUF4262 domain-containing protein — MALPLHPSFQKVLADVEQFGWHVVMVPADAEGPGFAYTIGLTATYGHPELLIFGLPLPTMHAILNVAGELVRAGQKFQAGTRSDAILEGAEVLFGTIRDLYQDEYLGQAQRFSGQRRVAALQLIWPNRAGQFPGLETPVDPDIQPLLDR, encoded by the coding sequence ATGGCCCTGCCTCTTCATCCCTCCTTCCAGAAGGTGCTGGCCGACGTGGAGCAGTTTGGCTGGCATGTGGTCATGGTGCCTGCAGATGCCGAGGGGCCAGGGTTCGCGTACACCATCGGGCTGACGGCGACATATGGTCATCCTGAACTGCTGATCTTCGGTCTCCCGCTGCCCACGATGCACGCCATCCTGAATGTCGCCGGCGAACTGGTGCGCGCTGGGCAGAAGTTTCAGGCGGGCACACGTTCTGACGCCATTCTGGAAGGCGCTGAGGTGCTGTTTGGGACCATTAGAGACCTGTATCAGGACGAGTATCTGGGCCAGGCGCAACGGTTCTCTGGGCAGCGGCGTGTGGCCGCCCTTCAGCTCATCTGGCCCAACCGCGCTGGGCAGTTTCCGGGCCTGGAGACCCCAGTTGACCCTGACATTCAGCCGCTGCTGGACCGGTAA
- a CDS encoding magnesium transporter CorA family protein has protein sequence MLTYYRSIGGKLTTTDGYVDGGWINAAAPTPEELARISRETGLDLDYLSYPLDPDERSRFEREDGQLLIIMQTSYRLAEDSDIPYDTVPLGILHTDHCLVTVCALPENPVIGDVISGLVRRVSTVKKNRLTLQLFLRNAQRFLIDVRQINKRVDAIEDKLENSQQNRELLNLLKLEKSLVYFLTGLKANEAMMERVKRDRIFELYEEDRDLLDDVLIENLQAIEMASIASNILTSMAGAFASVISNNVNQVVKVLTVTTILVAIPTLVTSIFGMNVPVPFAQNPNGIWIVLALALLLAGTLAGIFHRLRVL, from the coding sequence ATGCTGACGTACTACCGCAGCATCGGCGGCAAACTGACCACCACGGACGGCTACGTTGACGGCGGCTGGATTAACGCCGCGGCTCCCACCCCGGAGGAACTGGCCCGTATCAGCCGCGAGACCGGCCTGGACCTCGACTACCTGAGTTATCCGCTCGACCCTGACGAGCGCAGCCGCTTTGAGCGGGAAGACGGGCAGCTGCTCATCATCATGCAGACGAGTTACCGCCTGGCCGAGGACAGCGACATTCCCTATGACACGGTGCCGCTGGGCATTCTGCACACCGACCACTGCCTGGTGACCGTGTGTGCCCTGCCCGAAAACCCGGTGATAGGTGACGTGATCAGCGGGCTGGTGCGCCGGGTCAGCACTGTCAAGAAAAACCGCCTGACCCTGCAACTGTTTTTGCGCAACGCCCAGCGCTTTCTGATTGACGTGCGGCAGATCAACAAGCGCGTGGACGCCATTGAAGACAAGCTGGAAAACAGTCAGCAGAACCGCGAACTGCTGAACCTCCTGAAGCTGGAAAAGAGCCTGGTGTACTTCCTGACCGGTCTGAAGGCCAACGAGGCCATGATGGAACGGGTCAAGCGCGACCGCATCTTCGAGCTGTACGAGGAAGACCGTGACCTGTTAGACGACGTGTTGATTGAGAATCTGCAGGCCATCGAAATGGCCAGTATCGCCAGCAACATTCTGACCAGCATGGCGGGCGCCTTTGCCAGCGTGATTTCCAACAACGTCAATCAGGTGGTCAAGGTGCTGACCGTGACGACCATTCTGGTGGCCATTCCGACGCTGGTCACCAGCATCTTCGGGATGAATGTGCCGGTGCCCTTTGCCCAGAACCCCAACGGCATCTGGATCGTGCTGGCGCTGGCCCTGCTGCTGGCGGGCACTCTGGCCGGGATTTTTCACCGCCTCCGGGTGCTGTGA
- a CDS encoding ferredoxin gives MPHVIVSPCVGVKDQACTEVCPVECIYDGGDQYLIHPDECIDCGACVPACPVSAIFPEEDVPGGEEDFIVKNRAHFGL, from the coding sequence ATGCCTCACGTAATCGTAAGCCCCTGCGTCGGCGTCAAGGACCAGGCCTGCACCGAGGTGTGCCCGGTGGAATGCATCTACGACGGCGGTGACCAGTACCTCATTCACCCCGACGAGTGCATTGACTGCGGCGCGTGCGTGCCGGCCTGCCCGGTCAGCGCCATCTTTCCCGAAGAGGATGTCCCTGGCGGCGAGGAAGACTTTATCGTCAAGAACCGCGCCCATTTCGGCCTGTAA
- a CDS encoding nucleotidyltransferase family protein translates to MNTEDGARYSAVVLGGGDPGDPFAAAHGVSVKPLIPVAGVPMAERVLAALRGSGLIGRVAYVGPTTPALDAQIDLRVTDHGTLLSNLEAGVEALRGGVGLAAGERVLVVTADIPLLTAEQVRDVLRAAPTDAGLVYPVVTRQTCEAAFPGVKRTYARLKDGTFTGGNLFVLDPALIGAFLPRLREVLAARKAPLKLAALIGPGVLLRLVTGRLSVAALEGRVSALLGVKARALVTPHAAVGTDVDKGSDLALAEAHLARPPGS, encoded by the coding sequence ATGAACACCGAAGACGGAGCGCGCTACAGCGCCGTGGTCCTGGGCGGCGGCGACCCCGGCGACCCGTTTGCGGCGGCGCACGGCGTCAGCGTCAAGCCGCTGATTCCGGTGGCCGGCGTGCCGATGGCCGAGCGGGTGCTGGCGGCCCTGCGGGGCAGCGGGCTGATTGGCCGGGTGGCTTACGTGGGCCCGACCACGCCCGCGCTGGACGCCCAGATTGACCTGCGCGTCACGGACCACGGCACCCTGCTGAGCAACCTGGAAGCGGGCGTCGAGGCGCTGCGCGGCGGCGTGGGCCTGGCGGCGGGTGAGCGTGTGCTGGTGGTCACGGCCGATATTCCGCTGCTGACGGCCGAGCAGGTGCGCGACGTGCTGCGCGCGGCCCCCACAGACGCCGGCCTGGTGTACCCGGTGGTCACCCGCCAGACCTGCGAGGCCGCCTTTCCCGGCGTCAAGCGCACCTATGCCCGCCTGAAAGACGGCACCTTCACGGGCGGCAACCTCTTTGTACTGGACCCGGCCCTGATCGGCGCGTTCCTGCCCCGGCTGCGCGAGGTGCTGGCCGCCCGCAAGGCGCCTCTGAAACTGGCCGCCCTGATTGGCCCCGGCGTGCTGCTGCGTCTGGTCACGGGCCGCCTGAGTGTGGCCGCCCTGGAGGGGCGGGTCTCGGCGCTGCTGGGGGTCAAGGCGCGCGCCCTGGTGACCCCCCACGCCGCCGTAGGCACCGACGTGGACAAAGGCAGCGACCTGGCCCTGGCCGAGGCCCACCTGGCCCGCCCACCCGGTTCCTGA
- a CDS encoding sensor histidine kinase — protein sequence MPVTVPLTAGRRPGLTLRARLALWAALATGLAVALVAGGLYLSVNGFLRQAQEQRLSSALEAVQGRVEGLFRPRPPEAGGMEDLLPSLLGVTTISQSDLERIARDLNGQGLNLRVVSTQGGQVQAVGTQAFPAGVPLTLSPGLHQSGDGAFLVLVRDLRGAARLHISLDARALGDAQRAFGRALTLLLPLALALSLLVGWVVAGRLLRPVRSLETAARAVGEGGDLRRPLPGAGQGDELARLALTLQGSFARLADARDREQSFLRAAAHDLRSPLAALTARVEGSLARDRDAARYRHDLQEIGTDIARLATLANHLLLLARDPAAVQRAPVPLRDLAADAVDRARELDPLADVDLEASQAVTVAGDRVLLGQAIWNLTTNAVRHAPGAAVTVCVEAQAGGALVTVRDDGPGVDADTLARLGEAFYRPDASRNLDTGGHGLGLALARHVAALHGGQLTLVSAPGQGFAAQLHLPGQGAGATAGPEA from the coding sequence GTGCCAGTAACTGTGCCCCTGACGGCTGGGCGCCGGCCAGGCCTGACCCTGCGCGCCCGGCTGGCGCTGTGGGCCGCGCTGGCCACCGGTCTGGCGGTGGCCCTGGTGGCCGGTGGCCTGTACCTGTCGGTGAATGGCTTTCTGCGGCAGGCCCAGGAGCAGCGCCTCAGTAGCGCCTTAGAAGCGGTGCAGGGGCGAGTGGAAGGCCTGTTCCGCCCCCGTCCCCCCGAGGCCGGCGGGATGGAGGACCTCTTGCCCTCTCTTCTGGGAGTGACCACCATCTCGCAGAGCGACCTGGAACGCATTGCCCGCGACCTGAACGGCCAGGGGCTGAATCTGCGGGTGGTCAGCACACAGGGGGGACAGGTGCAGGCGGTGGGCACCCAGGCCTTTCCGGCGGGGGTGCCACTGACCTTATCGCCCGGCCTGCACCAGAGTGGCGACGGCGCCTTTTTGGTGCTGGTGCGGGACCTGCGCGGCGCGGCGCGGCTGCATATCTCGCTGGACGCGCGCGCCTTGGGCGACGCCCAGCGGGCTTTTGGCCGCGCCCTGACCCTGCTGCTGCCGCTGGCCCTGGCGCTGTCCCTGCTGGTGGGCTGGGTGGTCGCCGGGCGGCTGCTACGCCCGGTGCGCAGCCTGGAAACAGCGGCGCGCGCCGTGGGCGAAGGCGGCGACCTGCGCCGGCCCCTGCCAGGGGCGGGTCAGGGCGACGAGCTGGCCCGGCTGGCCCTGACCCTGCAAGGCTCGTTTGCCCGCCTGGCCGACGCCCGCGACCGCGAGCAGAGCTTTCTGCGCGCCGCCGCCCACGACCTGCGCTCGCCCCTGGCCGCCCTGACGGCCCGCGTGGAAGGCAGCCTGGCCCGTGACCGGGACGCCGCGCGTTACCGCCACGACCTGCAAGAAATCGGCACGGATATCGCCCGGCTGGCTACTCTGGCCAACCATCTGCTGCTGCTGGCACGCGACCCGGCGGCTGTGCAGCGCGCGCCGGTGCCGCTGCGTGACCTGGCCGCCGACGCTGTGGACCGCGCCCGCGAGCTGGACCCCCTGGCCGACGTGGACCTGGAGGCCTCCCAGGCAGTCACCGTGGCGGGTGACCGGGTGCTGCTGGGCCAGGCCATCTGGAACCTGACCACCAACGCGGTGCGCCATGCCCCCGGCGCGGCGGTCACGGTCTGCGTGGAAGCCCAGGCGGGCGGCGCCCTGGTTACCGTCCGGGATGACGGCCCCGGTGTGGACGCCGACACCCTGGCGAGGCTGGGCGAGGCCTTTTACCGCCCCGACGCCAGCCGCAACCTGGACACCGGCGGGCATGGCCTGGGGCTGGCGCTGGCGCGGCATGTGGCGGCGCTTCACGGCGGCCAGTTGACCCTGGTGAGTGCGCCGGGACAGGGCTTTGCGGCCCAGCTGCACCTGCCGGGTCAGGGGGCTGGGGCCACCGCTGGCCCTGAGGCCTAA
- a CDS encoding response regulator transcription factor, translated as MRLLLVEDDARIAQPTAEVLREAGYAVTWAQTGPEGLEQAALGEFPLVVLDVMLPGIDGFAVARELREQGVDSAILFLTARGELGDRVEGLDLGGDAYLVKPFAMPELLATLRALSRRERGDGAPRVSFAGGRGLLNTVARTVAWDGQEVAVTGREYALLETLALAPDRWFTREDLIDRVWGPTFEGEARIVDVYVRYVRRKLAPEAISSERGRGYRAER; from the coding sequence ATGAGACTGCTGCTTGTGGAGGACGACGCCCGCATCGCGCAGCCCACCGCCGAGGTGCTGCGGGAAGCGGGCTACGCCGTCACCTGGGCGCAGACCGGTCCCGAAGGCTTGGAGCAGGCCGCACTGGGCGAGTTTCCGCTGGTGGTGCTGGACGTGATGCTGCCCGGTATAGATGGCTTTGCCGTGGCGCGTGAATTGCGGGAGCAGGGTGTGGACTCGGCCATTCTGTTTCTGACCGCGCGGGGCGAACTGGGGGACCGGGTCGAGGGCTTGGACCTGGGCGGGGACGCCTATCTGGTCAAACCCTTTGCCATGCCCGAATTGCTGGCCACCCTGCGCGCCCTGTCGCGCCGGGAGCGGGGGGACGGCGCGCCGCGCGTCTCGTTTGCCGGTGGGCGCGGGCTGCTGAACACGGTGGCCCGCACGGTGGCCTGGGACGGCCAGGAGGTCGCCGTGACGGGGCGCGAGTACGCCCTCCTCGAAACGCTGGCGCTGGCCCCCGACCGCTGGTTTACCCGCGAAGACCTGATTGACCGGGTGTGGGGCCCGACCTTCGAGGGTGAGGCGCGCATTGTGGACGTGTACGTGCGCTACGTGCGGCGCAAGCTGGCCCCCGAGGCCATCAGTTCCGAGCGGGGACGCGGCTACCGTGCCGAGCGCTGA
- a CDS encoding DUF1232 domain-containing protein, translated as MFTRVRAVWRDALALLFALGDRRTPAGAKLLAALALGYALLPLDLLPDLTPVLGLADDALVVPGLLALAARTLPGDVLNRARERSLQMQRRLPWVVPALVLVLLIGMVLLGWAFWRALGA; from the coding sequence GTGTTTACCCGAGTCCGAGCCGTCTGGCGTGACGCCCTGGCCCTGCTGTTTGCCCTGGGCGACCGCCGCACCCCTGCTGGCGCCAAACTGCTGGCCGCCCTGGCGCTGGGATACGCCTTGCTGCCGCTGGACCTGCTGCCTGACCTGACCCCAGTGCTGGGGCTGGCCGATGACGCGCTGGTGGTGCCGGGACTGCTGGCGCTGGCGGCACGGACCCTGCCAGGCGACGTGCTGAACAGGGCTAGAGAACGGAGCTTGCAGATGCAGCGCCGCCTGCCCTGGGTGGTTCCCGCATTAGTTCTGGTGCTCTTAATTGGGATGGTCTTGCTGGGATGGGCGTTTTGGCGGGCATTGGGAGCATAG
- the rplU gene encoding 50S ribosomal protein L21, translated as MFAIIQTGGKQYRVQEGDVLRVESLKGEAGDKLDLTPIFVGGDSTVFGEAASQFTVNAEVVEHGRGDKIYIRKYKSGIQYRRRTGHRQDYTAIKILGIKG; from the coding sequence ATGTTTGCAATCATTCAGACCGGCGGCAAGCAGTACCGCGTGCAGGAAGGCGACGTGCTGCGCGTGGAAAGCCTGAAAGGCGAAGCGGGCGACAAGCTTGACCTGACCCCCATTTTTGTGGGTGGCGACAGCACCGTCTTTGGCGAGGCAGCCAGCCAGTTCACCGTGAACGCCGAAGTGGTGGAGCACGGCCGCGGCGACAAGATTTACATCCGCAAGTACAAGAGCGGCATTCAGTACCGCCGCCGCACCGGCCACCGCCAGGACTACACCGCCATCAAGATTCTGGGCATCAAGGGCTAA
- the rpmA gene encoding 50S ribosomal protein L27 produces the protein MAHKKGVGSSKNGRDSQPKYLGVKKFGGEQVLAGNILVRQRGTKFKAGPNVGMGRDHTLFALEGGKVVFTNRGTKGRFISIEVPTAAAAD, from the coding sequence ATGGCACACAAGAAAGGCGTAGGTTCGTCCAAGAACGGCCGTGACAGCCAGCCCAAGTACCTGGGCGTGAAGAAGTTCGGCGGCGAGCAGGTGCTGGCCGGCAACATCCTCGTGCGTCAGCGCGGCACCAAGTTCAAGGCCGGCCCCAATGTGGGCATGGGCCGTGACCACACCCTGTTTGCGCTGGAAGGCGGCAAGGTCGTGTTCACCAACCGTGGCACCAAGGGCCGCTTCATCTCCATCGAAGTGCCCACTGCCGCCGCCGCTGACTGA